From the Prochlorococcus marinus str. AS9601 genome, the window GTACAACTATAAGGAATTTATAATTCATATAAATCCTATTTCCCCTTGAAACTATCTACATTATATATTTAAATTTCGGAATACAAATAGCATAAACAGTTATAATTCAATTTTCTTCAAAAATGTAATCTTCTCGGTATTTATAACCACAATTTACAATAATCAAAATAGTAATTAAGAAAATATCTAAAGTAAAAGATGATAATAATGCCATACTTTTTGTATTAAGTAAAAGCATAAATATTGAATAAGTTGAAATGTAGAATTTAAGTTTTTTATATAAATCTTTATTTTCAATAATCTTTTCTGCACGCTCAAATGATTTTTTAAGAAAATAGAAAAAAGTAGATAGTGTAAATATTAAAAAAAGAATACCCCCTTTATTCAATAATCTATACCATCCTGAATCAATCTCAATTAAATCAATTGAGGAATCACCAGAACCTATCATTAATTCTGTAAATCCCATCCTTGATTTAAAATAATCAGCAAAAATATCATAATTAGCATAACCTAGTTTATCAAAAACCCCAATATTACTAGATGTTGTATTTGAAAAATAAGAGGCATCTCCAAAAATTTGTACCAATTGACTTATTGATAAATTTTGACCAAGAATATTAACCAAAAGCAAATATATTGTTAATAAAAATCCTGAAAGTGAAACAACTGAAATTAAAATTTTTACTGAGATATTTTTTGAAATTTTTAAATTAAAAATTAATTTCTTTAATGTCACAAATATCAAACTTGCAAATTGAAAAAATATTAATAAGAATGAAGCTAATACGCCAAATCTTCCTGTAGCAGCAGAAGAAAAAATACCTAAATAAAACATAGTTTGACTCTTATTAACTAGTCCCAAAATTGATAAACTGATACATGCTAGAGACGAATATTCATATGCTCCAACTAAACCCATAGCTCTATATTTAACTGGCAAAGTATCAACTACATTACCAAAGTTATATAAATATTTCAAAAAATCATTTAATTGAGGAAAAAATAAACATAGTAAAATAACTAAAGAATTTAATACTAAAAATCCAGTAAAAAATTTTTCTAATTTATTAATTAATTTATGATAACGGTGAATATTCTTAACAGCATTACAAAAGATAACTATAAGAAAAAAATATCGTACAGTTGAAAAATACTCTCTAAAAATTCTTAAAAGATTTGAACTTGAATTAAATTCAAAATTTATTGAGTTCCCAAATATTAAAGCAATACTTAAAGCAAATATACAAACCAAAAAATCTCTTAAAACTTTTCTAGGAATAGTTATTTTATTAAATAAACTAAAAACTATTAATGGAAAAAGTATTATATATGATCTAAAAGGTAGAAAAAGAGATAAACATAAAATATAAGATTTTGATATTTTCAAATTTTTTATTTCAGCATTAAGCTCAATTTTAAAGTATTTATTGATATTTGAAATTAATAAAATAAAAAAATCACAATTTTGAAAATTTTTTTTAAAGTATGGTTAATTTTTTATTAAAAATTGCAAAAATTTATTTCGCATTCTATTTAGAAAATAAATATTTCTTTAATTAAATATCAAAACTTTTATTCTTGGAATTTCATGTTTTTATCATGACAGCGCTGCTTTTCTTATAGATGTTGGCGAAATAATTTCTGCAGTTCAGGAAGAAAGATTTTCTAGGAGGGGACATGATCCTAGATTTCCCAATAATGCAATAATATAAATACTTAAATCTAATCAAATTGATCTTAGTCAAATTAAAGAAATTATTTACTATGAGAAACCACTCTTAACTATTGATAGACTTTTAGAAACATATTTAGCAGTTGCTTCTAAAGGAATAAGATCATTTATTGCATTCATTGAAATATGGTTTAAAGAGAAATTATTTTATAAATTATTCCAAACCTTTAAATTCGGAATAGCAGTAACAAGCTGATGGTTTTTTAATTGAGATCTGATTTCTGAAATAATATTCCAAGGTAAAACTATTATTGAATCAGGTTTCTCATTCAATAGAGTTTTAGGTGAAACAATTGGTATCAAACTACCAGGCATAAACTTATTTTGTTTACTAATAGATTTATCTGCTACCAAAGATATTAAATCAGATTTTATTCCAGCAAAATTTAAAAAAGTATTACCTTTTGCA encodes:
- a CDS encoding carbamoyltransferase N-terminal domain-containing protein produces the protein MSCFYHDSAAFLIDVGEIISAVQEERFSRRGHDPRFPNNAII